DNA from Gopherus flavomarginatus isolate rGopFla2 chromosome 21, rGopFla2.mat.asm, whole genome shotgun sequence:
CTACCaccacgttcactggcatctttcctgtaacttgataccacgtgataccacgtccttccactcattcagatgagctctttcattgcgggtcacttccatgatttccgagaacatttcgtctcgcgtcttctttttcctccgccttatctgagatagccttcgggatggagtagggagacttgaaaaatgtgcagctgcatgagggagggaaaaaagggagaggagtatttaaaaagatgcattttacagaacaatggttataccacagtgaacaacactattcaccttacatagcacatgtgatttcactacaaggtcgcattttgcatcttaatattgagtgcctgcggctctggtgttacagatctcacagacacaggcccaggcatcagaattcagcttgtatgcggccatggtaagccattgtctttcggcttctgcagccttcataaacacagtgccctcctttcccaaaaaccaagcaaatcccgttcagtgatgcttctttcctgttaacatacagcagcagaagccactccccctccaattctgtgggatgatctCTTTACCGTTCCCCCCACTatatggctggtatcagggaagatccctgatagccaaacgcgaaaaagctcagcgctatttcCCTCCCctcgcttggctacgtgcaaggaaggatttcttttaagcaacaggcaaacagcccagtaggaatggccatctctgtccccttacttaaattcctgaatttcaaccaggttaccatgaacgatatcactctgctgaggataacacagagagataaagaacagatgtttcttgaatgccagcaatcaccaggaacatatgcagctatgctttgtcatgcaatgatacccgattacttgctacatgcatggtgtggtaaagtgtcctaccatggtggacagaacaaggctgccttgcccagaaaccttctgcaaaggcttttggagtacctccagaagcgcttcatggagatgtccctggaggatttccgctccatccccagacatattaataaacttttccagtaactttactggctgcgaatgcatcccaagccctcatggcaaatcaatcattaaaaaatgcttgcttttaaaccatgttttatatttacaaaggtacactcaccagaggtcgcttccatggcttcactgtctgggctagtggcttgggagggctgggagggtaattccgtctgggtcacagaaagctcctggctgttggggctaatggagtgctgtgtgctcgctgcaaggtcatcctcctcttcctcaccttccccctccgcagaatcctcagccatggttgagattacaacccccacctcagaatccacggacaggggtggggtagtggtggcgcagctccctaaaattgcatgcagctcagcgtagaagcggcatgttttcggccctgacccggaccttccgtttgcttctttggttttctggtaggcttgtctgagctccttaactttcactctgcactgcactgaatccctggtgtggcctttttccatcatacccttggaaattttttcaaatattttctcatttcgtcttttggaacggagttttgttagcactgaatcctctccccatatagtgatcagatccagtacctcccgtgcggtccatgctggagctctttttctattctcaggagactgcattgctacctgtgctgatgagctctgtgtggtcacctgtgctgatcagagctccacgctggccaaacaggaaatgaaattcaaaagttcgcaggacttttcctgtctacctggccagtgcatccgagttcagattgctgtccagagcggtcacagtggtgcactgtgggataccgcccggaggccaataccgtcgatttgcggccacactaaccctaatccgatatggtaataacgattttagcgctactcctctcgtcggggaggagtacagaaaccgatttaaagagccctttatatcaatataaagggcctcgtagcgtggatgggtgcggcgttaaattggtttaacgctgctaaaatcggtttaaatgtgtagtgtagaccaggccacagaggAAACCGAGCCCAGGTTTAGTCAGCGTCACAGAGGAGCTGTGGGCTCTCCCAGCTCTGAGTTGTTTTGCAGCAAAGATCTGAATGCCATCCAGGAGATCAGACAGCCGCCTCTTGTTGCTCAGCAAGGGAGAGCAATATGGCAcaggcaggcagagcagaatgCCATAATCAATGCAATCTGCTCTGCCTTCCCGAGATATGCAAATTTGCCAACCTCAACCTTTCAAGAATCCTTGTGATTATTTGCATTGCAatagcacttaggagccccagttacaggccaggaccccactgtgacGGTGCCcctcataaggctttatggaatatgctcatgaatgtatatatgacataactagaatatgttttatgctacgtgtgccatgtaacatctatgtaaaggttatgatccacTGAATACATCGCTCCTATTTGTAGGTATGTGTCATTTTTGTGCTTGAAATTAGGACTATTGACTGTCTACTTGCTTgatagccttagtaaagcatttggccagcagattaagtgcccagtcaagaaccacttaagccaacaatgaccTTGGAGACATCAATCCACATCAGAgatttcccaggaatgtggcttggctggtaaaaactgagtcatgcatggacatgtgacttgcccatgtgactccaaaactctaTCTTGGAGCTGGACTCTGCATAGGAGtaaggagggggtctccactcacaagggaaagtctacttaaacccctcggagacccctccattttgtcttcagctggctaaaggggTAGCCTCTCCACGGcccaggatacctgaaagaaactggaacaaaggacagtaactacagggggtatGAGTGAtcgctggacccagactagcaggagactagtctgtaaaaggaagcttactgcaATTAGTGAGGTtctatttgtattcagtttcttagacatagacttgcatgttctattttattttacttggtaattcactttgttctgtgtgttactacttggaaccacttaaatcctactttctgtatttaataaaatcactttttacttattaattaacccagagtatgtattaatacctgggtgggcaaacagctgtgcatatctctctatcagtgttatagagggtgaacaatttatgagtttaccctatataagccttataaagggtaaaacagatttatttggggtttagaccccattgggaattgggcatctgagtgttaaagacaggaacagttctgtaagctgctttcagttaagtctgcagctttggggcacataattcagaccttgggtctgtgctggagcagaccagcgtgtctggctcaacaagacagggttctgaagtcccaagctggcagggaaagcaggggcagatgtagtcttggcacatcagttggcagttcccaaggggattTCTGAGATCCAATCCGTCACACCCATCCCActaagtgctatacaaacacagaatgaaaaggtGGTTCCTTCCTGAAAGATTACATTCCATCAGACAAGAAATGGGTGGATATTGACAGATGGGGTAGTACTGGGAAACACAGGCAAAAATAATGGGTCAGGCTCCCCCAGATTGGCTTGAAAATCATAAGATTCTAGCAGTAGCAGATATGGGGtcattttctttgctttctttgtttttgaGGCTTGGGGGACCACTTTTTCCAAAATCTTTTGTCTGcagccatgaaggctagaaacttactatcacaaaaaagaaagctgagattctctcatGTCTGGAGGAGCTGGGCTGTTGGAAACATCATGAAacttacttgtggcaccttacagattaacaaatttatctgggcatgcTCGGGGGTTGCAGgtgcaaataaatttgttagtctctaaggtgccacaaggactccttgttctttttgctggtacagatcaacacggctaccactctgaaacctgtcatcatGAGACTTTGTAATAGAATCCCAAGGGCTGGCAACACTGGTGGGTACGCTGTCATTTTCATAGCTGTGGCCCCAGGTGGGGGCACAAACAAGATGGAAGCAAGGGGTTTTACGGTTTAGTTTCCTCTTGCTattccagggctggaggaggaaggcAGGCCATTGACAGAGAACGGAACCAGAGACAGATTATAAATTGTGACCCAGTTTGGAAAGGACGACCCAAATCCAAGCCACCTTACAGCCAAGTGAGGCCAGTGCCACATCTCGTGGAAGCAAAGGATGACAACATGAAGAATACAGGGCAAGTTTCCTGCACAACGTTTTGCTCATGGCACAAACCATATGTTGCTATCAAACAGTCTCTGCCTTTTCAGGGAGCCCTGACTCCAGTGCCTCTACTTCTTCAGAGACATTCTCCTGTGTGGATGTGAGCTGCCTATGCCTCTTTGGAGACACCTGGATCTCTGgaagtgcatctgaggaagtgggtattcacccacgaaagctcatgctccaaaacgtctgttagtctataaggtgccacaggattctttgctgcttttacagatccagactaacacggctaccctctgatactggatCTCTGGGAGGACGTAGGGCCCAGCCAGGGCCGgagcaacccattaggtgacctaggcggttgcctagggtggtAGCATGtggggggtggcatttcgggTCCTTTGGGGTGGAGAGCTGCCACACGGCTCCCCGGGTCTGGGGGAGCTGCCGTggatgggggggcacagggcagaagggggtggggagctgctgcggggcggggcgccttagggcgggggggggagctgccacagggcttgcaggtgcctagggcacgaaacatccttgcacccaccctgGGCCCAGCTCTTCAGGAGCTGAAGTGTTACCGTTTGCGGGAGCGCTGTCCTTACTTACCAGAGAAGATCTTCCCATCACATGTCAGTAGTGCCGCTCCCACCGGGAAGCGACTGTATGGACAGTAAGCAGATTTCTTAGCTTCCTTGCAGACCTGCAACAGGAGTTGAATTTGCTCATGTCCCACGGGAGAGGCTGTTGAATTGGTGATGTTTGGATGATCCCCCGTGGAACAGTCGTACTGCACCTGGGCCATGGTTACACTCACGGGTATCTGCAGGACTTCTCTTCTTTGTAACTGCAgcaagtgaggggaaaaaacagatgtgAGCAAGAGGAAATGCCAGTCTCCACTCCTGAagacagtgtgtgtgagagatataGACTGACTCACAGTGTATATGTGGTGGACGTGTCTCTGAGTGCCAGTGAGTGGAGGATTTGCGTGTGTCTTCCTGGTCAGCGTATGTGTTGCAATTCAGTTCTCTCACGCTCATCCTCTGCCAGTGGCTCTGTGATTTTCCTGTGTTATGTATTCCTCTAGCTCAGGAATCTAACGGTCAGCTCAAAGTGCGAGTGAGCGTTCCCAGACCTGGCTGCATTCTCCCTGAGAGTGTGTAGGACAGGGTGGATTCATGGGCAGCCTGTGAGGCCACGTGCTGTACGTTTTCACCAGTATCTCTGCACTGGTGTGCACGCTGTCTCCATGAGATGCGTCCAGAGCAATTCAGTGCACCtgatctctctttctcttcagcctctcctctctctgcAATGGAGCTGGCCTTCTCCACCCTGGACAGTCTGTCTCCCCACTACCGTACCTCTGTGGGAGCaagctggggctgaggatgagcaTGTACCTTTGGTAGGACACTCTGCTTGAAAAGGAGCTTTCAGGGAAGCAGCCCTCCCATGACAATGCAGCAACAaagaagcaacaggctccagcttGGAGGGCTCTGCATTCATCCTCACAGCGACAGGCTTCCCACATGATTGGCTAAAGCCTGCAATGCCCTGACCACCTGGCTCTGATTGGCTCTGCATTAGCAAAAGCAGCTTCCACCCTCTGTGGTCGGAGCTGATTCTCAAAGTGCCCTTCG
Protein-coding regions in this window:
- the CDA gene encoding cytidine deaminase isoform X1, which produces MQSPENRKRAPAWTAREVLDLITIWGEDSVLTKLRSKRRNEKIFEKISKGMMEKGHTRDSVQCRVKVKELRQAYQKTKEANGRSGSGPKTCRFYAELHAILGSCATTTPPLSVDSEVGVVISTMAEDSAEGEGEEEEDDLAASTQHSISPNSQELSVTQTELPSQPSQATSPDSEAMEATSAAHFSSLPTPSRRLSQIRRRKKKTRDEMFSEIMEVTRNERAHLNEWKDVVSRGIKLQERCQ